The sequence below is a genomic window from Deltaproteobacteria bacterium.
GCCTTCCCCCTGAATCATGAACGAAGAACCGTTCAGATATACTGATCCACCATTCCTTTGATATAGGCTTCCAGTTCGCTCTGGTCTTTCCCCTGGAGGTTGAGAATCATGCTTTCGATCTTGCGGTACGTCTCCGGGTGTCGGTCCAGGTCGTCCACGGAGCGAAACGCGCCGCCTCTTCGTCCCACCCGATAAATGAGGCGGTCCTTTTCGCTCAGTCCCAGGTAACGGTCCACAACGGCGATCATGCGCTCCTTGTCTTCCGGAAGCTTGCCCTCGACCTCCTCGAGCAGGTTCATGATGTGATCGCTCGCCACGGTGCTCGTAATGCCGTCCAACTGCTCGAGAAACAGCTTGATCTCGCGGGCCGTTTCGTCATCCGAAGGCAGTTCGAACTCGCCTTTTTCGACGAGATCGTGCAGCGGAACGCGCTTGGGAACTCGCAAACTGCGCAGTCGGATGAAGTGGGGATTGATGGCGTTCAACGCCCGAGCGGTCTCGACGGCGTGCTCGCGCCACAGGGCTCTTCCGCCCAGTCCGGGCATGACGTATTCGCTGAGCTCCATACCCGCGTCCACCACTCTACGGCCGGCGTCGATCTGCTGGGCCTGAGTGACGCCCTTCTTCATCAGCTTCAACAGCGGGTCGTAGGTCGTCGGTCTTCATAATCAGATTGTCCGCGTCCTGGAGAAAGACGGCGCGTGTACCGTAGTAGAGCCAAACAGCCACCTGTCGATAGCTGGGACTGAACTTGCCGCTCGTCATGATGTGGCTGATAACGGCGTCGTTGGCCGCCCCGCTCTGGTCCAGTTGCCAGGATAAAGCGGTGATGTCGTCGGCGATGTCTTTGGCCGTCTGTATGTCCTGCTTGATCTCCTCTATCGTCCGCAGAGAAAACTTCCTGCCTTTGTATACGGGACAGAATCGACACTGATTCCAGGGGCAGTTCCTCGTCAGCCGCAGGAGCAGACTTCGGGCCTCGCTGGGGGGTCTGATGGGACCCACTTCAAAACTCAAATTCTTGGAGTTCATGGCTCCTCATCCGACTGTCAGGTCAAAATCCGGAATCCGTCGGGATTGGTGACGGTCTTGTCTCCCACCGAAGTTCCACACCGGACGCAAAAATAGTCGTATCTGTCGCCCTCGGGCAGAACAAGCAGGAGACGTTTGCGCACGGGCATCGCTGCTCTGCAAATAGGACAGTACAGCTCGGTTGCCTCCAAATCCTCGAATTGCTTCTGTCTCATGGCGTCTTGCTCTCCATCTCTTCCATCCTGGAGGCGATCTCATCCACCTTGTCTTGCGGCACTGCGTACACCTGAACCCCCCCGTCCCTATCCGTCCACACCATGCGCTCTTCCTGTTTTTCGACGGGCGGTCCCAAGTGCATGGAAACCAGAATGGTTTTGCCTTCGCCCTTCAATATAAGATCCATTGTCGCCTTCGGCAAGGCGCTGGAAGTCACGTCGAGCTTGCGAACATACTCCAGCCCTTCTATCCGGTAAAACTGCGAATCCAGCTTCCAGGCGTCCAAGGTCCGGCCCTTCAGGGATTCCGGAGCCTGGAATTCCCAAGCGTAGTCTTTGTTCTTATCATCACCGGGCCGTTTGGCCAACACAAACGACTCTTCGGCCTGAGTCCAGGAAACCTCGGCCACCGATTCCTTGTCGAAAGAAACCAACGTCCTGTCTTCGATGGCGGACAGCGAAGCAGGGATTATATCGAGGAGTCGCGCCTCCAAGGCCACTACCCCAGGGTGCCCGTCCAGCCTTGCATACACGCTGTCATCGGATTTCGTTTTACCGAGAAAGAGGGTTTGCTGTCCGCTCGTTCTGCTCAGTTTGACCCATGTGGTGGGCGAATCGAGGGCATACTGATCCAGCCCTTTGTCGTCTTCCTGAACGAACTCCCGGACCCGGCTCCAGCAGAAGTCTCGAATGACGTCGTCGAGCTTGTTTTTGCTGATCCGGACCCCTTCATGGCCTGCAACGGTCCAGAGCCCGCTTTCGTTCCGGGCGACGTCCGCTCGGAAATCCCCCTTCTCGAAATCGATCCCGTCCACCTGATCGGTTTCACATCGGAAGAGCTGCTTGTCTCGAACGTCGAACAGCTTCTTGTCTAAAACCGACCGATCGGCCCCGGTAATCAGAAACACCAAATGTTGGTCGGATACCTTTGCGTAGAATTCGGAGCCCACGGGGCTCTTGGATCCCACGAGCAGGCTTTTCCATCCGGCGGACGTGTGGAAGCGCACCTCGAGATCCGGATGATCCAGCTCGAAGGGCGTCAGGTCTTCCGCCTCTTCCGTAATGGTTTTGACTCGGGAGAGTTCCCTGAGCCGGCCGATCAGTTCCTCGGCTTCCATCGAGTCGGCTTGGCCTTGAACAGGAGCCTTAACGGACCAGGTTTTATCCTCTTTCTTGACCAACAGGATCTCGGCCTCTTGGGGTCGGACCAGGGCTAACTCGTCCACAGCCTCAGCATCCAAGGAAAAGACCTTCTTGGCCTCTTCCTCCGCCTGCTGCTGTTGCTCTTTCTTCACCACGTCGAAATAAAGATAATATCCCGCCAGGGCGACCAGAACGAGGGCGAGAACGATGTGTTTGCCTAATCTCATTTGCTTCGTCTCCGTACCCGATAGGTAGCCACGCCTGCCAGAAGAACCAGTCCTGGAACCAGTATCAGGGATACCCAGAACAGCAAGCGGCTCTGATTCCTGTTTAACGTCAGGGTCTGCATTTCTTCCTTTTTCGTTCGGATGGAAACAAGGTTTTGGTCCTCGGAGAGGAAACCGATGGTGTTCAGGATCAAGTCACGGTTTCCCAGCATGGCCAACATGGCGTTATTGGCAAAATCGGCGTTGCCGTAAACAATCAGTTTGCCTTCCGGCGGAGTTTCGGCGGTTTGGATATCATCGGAGGCGGCATCGCTGCTTTTGGGCTGATCCGATGCTCCCGGCGCCGGCTGGTCTTTCGCCGTTTCTTTTTCTATTTCCTTCTCGGTTATTTCCTCTTCTTCTTGGGCAGTTTCTTGCCCTGTTTCCTGCGCCGGTTCTTTCAGGTCCTCTTCCACCACGGGGTTCGATGCGTCTGTCTTTTCCGGGGCTTTAACCGTACCCAGAAGGCCTACGCTGAAAGGACCGGGCACATCCTTACCCTCGTCATAACCCACTTCGCCCTTTTCGAGTCCCGCTTCATCCGTTTCCGCCCAGCTACCCGGCGACGTCACCAGGAGTTCTTGAATAGTGGTATCTTTGGGAGGCGCTTCCGCTTCGAGCACGGAACGCGTCTGCGGAAACAGCATGCTGACCCGCGTGTTCTCGGCAATCTTGCTGTCGCCGGTGGCCGAGATGATGGGCACAAGGTAATCTCCGCCCATGGCCCGGCTTAACGTGTCCACCACGATGTCCTTACGGAGAGCGATGCCGTGAGAGGCCAACATGTCGGTGAGGCCGCCGTCCAGAAAAGGCATAAGCATGACAAGGATCCGTCCTCCTTTCCCGAGATAGGCGTCGAGGCTTTGGATTTCCGGTTCCAGCAACGGTTTTTCCGGCGCCGCGATGACCACTACTTTGGCGTCCTCGGGAACGGCCTCCATGCGCATGAGATCCAGTTTTTCGACTTTGTAGTTTTCTTTTTCCAACGCGTCTTTCAGTTGCGTGTAACCGGTTCGCTCGATATCGTCGATGTCGTGTTCTCCATGTCCGGTGAGGAAATACAGCTTCTTTTCCTGCGACGAAGTCAGCTTGAGGAGGGCGTTGGTGAGTGATTCTTCCGTGGGCAGGGTGACGGTCTGCGTTTTTCCATATCCTTCGAGGACCACCGTTCCGGCGGATTTAACATCGTACTTACGAACCACGGCCGGTCTGAGTTCCGGATCGACAAACTCGAATTTTACTTTGGGCGATGCGTATTGGTAGGCTTCAAAAAGATCTTTTGTTTCGCTTTTCTCCTGATCCGCTTCGAAGTAGAAGGCTTTCAGACTGACATCTTCACTGAGGCCGGCGAGAATCTTCAAGGTTTGCGGGGATAGGGTGTGCGTTCCCTTTTTCGTCAAGTCTATACGATACGGGTGTTTTTCAGCTATTAGGCCGGCCACCACCAGAATTGCCAGGAACAGGAGGACCGCCAGGCCTACGTTGGCGCCAAATTTCAGTTTTAGCGAAAATCCTCCCATCTCATGACCTCCACTTCTTTGAATCGAGGGTTCGTAGGGTGCAGAAAACGAAGAACAGAGTGAACAAGACGTAATAGAGCACGTCCCGGGAATCGATGAGCCCCTTGAGCAGATTGTCGAGGTGCCCCAGAATCCCCAGGTACTCCATAACTTCGCCTCCGGCTCCGCCGATGTAGGATTTCACCCAGCCGATGAGCCAAAACATCAGAAGCGCTCCAAATGCGACACAGGCGGCCACGATCTGATTTTCGGTGAGGGAGGAAACGAACATGCCGAGGGCGATGAACGCGGAGCCGAGCAGGAAGACGCCGAGATATCCGCTCATTATGACGCCCCAATCCGGAGTTCCGAAAACATTCATCAGCAGAAGGAAAGGAATGGTGCCCAGCAGCATGATCCCGAACACCGTGAGCGACGCGACATATTTGGCCAGGGCCAATGCCTGCTCCTTGATGGGTAGCGTAAACAGCAATTCGATGGTGCCGGATTTCTTTTCTTCGGAAAACAACCGCATGGTGAGAAGTGGAAAAATGAAGAGCATCACAATGGCCATATCGCCGAAAAACGGCCGCACGACCATGCTCGTCATATTCATTTCCGGAGCCATATAGGGATTCTGCGCGGCCTGGTAGCTCATCAGGTTATAGAAAGCCACGGAAGTGTAGAAGAAATATCCCATGAGCCCGAGAAAGATGAACGCCATGACGAAAAAAATAGGCGAGGCCATGAACACGTATAGTTCTTTCTTGTAAACGGCTGAAAACCCTTTCATGCTGCTTCTCCATTCTCTTCAGTGACCAGTTGCATGAATACGTCTTCGAGGCTCACGGCCACCCGTTCGAGCCCCATAAGGTCCCACCCCCGGTTCACCATGTCTCTGGCAATGGCCGCACGAGGATCGTTTCCGGGCTGAAGCCGGACTTCGTAAGCGTCCGTCTCACGGTTTTTAGATACTCCCGCCACTCCGGAAATGCATTCGAGGGCGGGGGCCACTTCATCCTGGGGGCCTTTGACCTCCACGCGTAATCGGCCTCCCTGTTGAGTGTCCGCCATGAGGTTACTTGGCGTGTCCGTGGCGACGATGCGGCCTTTGTTGATGATGACCACCCGCTCGCACATCTGGCTGACTTCGGGCAGGATGTGGGAAGACAGCAACACGGTGTGACTTTCGCGCAGTCCCAGGATCAGGTTACGGATTTCGACGATCTGAGCCGGATCGAGACCGATGGTGGGCTCGTCCAGGATGAGGAGGGGTGGATTGTTGATCAGCGCCTGGGCCAGTCCGACACGCTGACGGTATCCTTTGGAAAGGTGAGAGATGATGCGCTTTCGTACGTTTCTCAAACCGCAGGTTTCCGCTACGCGATCGACCTCTTTGGACCGCTCCCGGCCGGCAACTTGCTTGGCTTCAGCCACAAACCCGAGGAATCGTTCCACGGTCATGGATTGATACAACGGTACGGACTCGGGAAGATATCCGATCCGGCGTTTCACCTCGATGGGATGTTCCAGTACTTCGAAACCGTCGATTTCAGCTTTGCCTGCGCTCGGGGGCATGTAACCGGTCAGTATCTTCATGGTCGTGGTTTTTCCGGCCCCGTTGGGACCCAGAAACCCCACGATCTCACCTCTAGCCACCTCGAAACTGACGTCGTGAATGGCGTTGATTGCGCCATAACTCTTACTCAAGTTCTCCACGCGTATCACAAGATTCCCTCCACTGCCGTTGTTGTTCGAAATAGGATAGAATCGACCCCGGCGTCAAACCTCGCTGCGTATGCATCAACGATCGGGGTGATGAAGGGGAATTCCCCTTCCGGACGAATCAGGTTCGTTTCGTGCGCGTTGTTCCAATGGGTTCGTATACAGTTGATACACGAGATTCAGTTAGGTTTAAAAACCAAAACGCGAAAACCGCCCCGTCCGATTTAAAGCCACACCAATCGGATTTGATAAAGATTTATTCCCTTGGTGTCAATTCCCTTGGTGTCAAGGGAGGAAGGCTACCGGCTTTTCCCTAAATCGCTTGACAATGTTTGGAAGGTCCCTTACAGTCATTTTATAGCTAAAATGTAATCACAATGGAATATATTCCTTTCCCGAAGGAGCCGTTATGGAATTGGCGGAGACCATCCGAGGCATCGTAGGAATCCCGAACGTCATCGAAGAACGCGCCGAACGCCTTTGCTATTCCAGGGACATGTCCGTGCACGAGGGAGTTCCCGATCTTATCGTATACGCTGAGAACACCGATCAGGTCTCTCGAATCATGAAAGCGGCCAACGAGCGGTCCATTCCGGTTACGGCCCGGGGATCGGGAACAAGCGTGACCGGGGCCGTGTTGCCCACGCAGGGCGGCATACTTCTAGATCTCAGCAGCATGAATCGGATCCTCGAGATTTCTCCGGAGAATTTCTATGTACGGTTGGAGCCGGGCGTGATCTGCGGGAAGCTCAACGAAGAACTGGCCAAGTACAGGATGTTCTTTCCTCCGGATCCGGGCAGCTCGGCCATCGCTACTCTGGGCGGGATGGTATCCACCAACGCCAGCGGATTGAGAGCCGTCAAGTACGGAACCACCAAAGAATACATCAAGGGTCTCGAGGTGGTTCTGGCGGACGGCACGGTGATTCACACGGGCACCAGGGCGCCCAAGTCCGCCACCGGATACGATCTGACGCATCTGTTTGTCAATTCCGAAGGAACCCTCGGCATTGTCACCGAAATCATGGTGAAAATCGAACCGCTTCCCGAATACGTGGCCTTCGCCATGGCCCTGTTCGAGAATCTGGACGACGCGGGCATGGCTGTGAAGCACATCCTCACCTCCGGGATCCCGTTGTGCGCGGGCGAGATCATGGACCGGGAGAGCATTAGGGTTGTCAGGAACGCCATGAAGATGGACATTCCGGACATAGAGGCCATGCTCATCATGGAAGTGGACGGCCACAAGGAAGCGGTCAAGGAGCAGATGGATGCGATCAAGCGGATCTGCGGCGAACACCACGGATTACAGGTGCGGTGGTCGGACGATCCCCAGGAACGGGGAATGATGTGGCGGGGCAGGGCAGGGCTGGTGCCCGCGCTATCCCGCATCAAGCCCGGATATCGGCTCGTGCCCATCAGCGAGGATTTCGGAGTGCCCATCGACCGGATCCCGGAAATGATTCGGGGCGCCCAGGAAGTAGCGAAAAAGTACGACGTCATGATCGCCACCTTCGG
It includes:
- a CDS encoding cytoplasmic protein; this translates as MRQKQFEDLEATELYCPICRAAMPVRKRLLLVLPEGDRYDYFCVRCGTSVGDKTVTNPDGFRILT
- a CDS encoding DUF4340 domain-containing protein; the encoded protein is MRLGKHIVLALVLVALAGYYLYFDVVKKEQQQQAEEEAKKVFSLDAEAVDELALVRPQEAEILLVKKEDKTWSVKAPVQGQADSMEAEELIGRLRELSRVKTITEEAEDLTPFELDHPDLEVRFHTSAGWKSLLVGSKSPVGSEFYAKVSDQHLVFLITGADRSVLDKKLFDVRDKQLFRCETDQVDGIDFEKGDFRADVARNESGLWTVAGHEGVRISKNKLDDVIRDFCWSRVREFVQEDDKGLDQYALDSPTTWVKLSRTSGQQTLFLGKTKSDDSVYARLDGHPGVVALEARLLDIIPASLSAIEDRTLVSFDKESVAEVSWTQAEESFVLAKRPGDDKNKDYAWEFQAPESLKGRTLDAWKLDSQFYRIEGLEYVRKLDVTSSALPKATMDLILKGEGKTILVSMHLGPPVEKQEERMVWTDRDGGVQVYAVPQDKVDEIASRMEEMESKTP
- a CDS encoding GldG family protein; protein product: MGGFSLKLKFGANVGLAVLLFLAILVVAGLIAEKHPYRIDLTKKGTHTLSPQTLKILAGLSEDVSLKAFYFEADQEKSETKDLFEAYQYASPKVKFEFVDPELRPAVVRKYDVKSAGTVVLEGYGKTQTVTLPTEESLTNALLKLTSSQEKKLYFLTGHGEHDIDDIERTGYTQLKDALEKENYKVEKLDLMRMEAVPEDAKVVVIAAPEKPLLEPEIQSLDAYLGKGGRILVMLMPFLDGGLTDMLASHGIALRKDIVVDTLSRAMGGDYLVPIISATGDSKIAENTRVSMLFPQTRSVLEAEAPPKDTTIQELLVTSPGSWAETDEAGLEKGEVGYDEGKDVPGPFSVGLLGTVKAPEKTDASNPVVEEDLKEPAQETGQETAQEEEEITEKEIEKETAKDQPAPGASDQPKSSDAASDDIQTAETPPEGKLIVYGNADFANNAMLAMLGNRDLILNTIGFLSEDQNLVSIRTKKEEMQTLTLNRNQSRLLFWVSLILVPGLVLLAGVATYRVRRRSK
- a CDS encoding ABC transporter permease subunit, with the protein product MKGFSAVYKKELYVFMASPIFFVMAFIFLGLMGYFFYTSVAFYNLMSYQAAQNPYMAPEMNMTSMVVRPFFGDMAIVMLFIFPLLTMRLFSEEKKSGTIELLFTLPIKEQALALAKYVASLTVFGIMLLGTIPFLLLMNVFGTPDWGVIMSGYLGVFLLGSAFIALGMFVSSLTENQIVAACVAFGALLMFWLIGWVKSYIGGAGGEVMEYLGILGHLDNLLKGLIDSRDVLYYVLFTLFFVFCTLRTLDSKKWRS
- a CDS encoding ATP-binding cassette domain-containing protein, with translation MIRVENLSKSYGAINAIHDVSFEVARGEIVGFLGPNGAGKTTTMKILTGYMPPSAGKAEIDGFEVLEHPIEVKRRIGYLPESVPLYQSMTVERFLGFVAEAKQVAGRERSKEVDRVAETCGLRNVRKRIISHLSKGYRQRVGLAQALINNPPLLILDEPTIGLDPAQIVEIRNLILGLRESHTVLLSSHILPEVSQMCERVVIINKGRIVATDTPSNLMADTQQGGRLRVEVKGPQDEVAPALECISGVAGVSKNRETDAYEVRLQPGNDPRAAIARDMVNRGWDLMGLERVAVSLEDVFMQLVTEENGEAA